GCAAAATATCCTCTTCATAGCATAGAGTGATAGAGCCTTGTACATCTCTGCCTTACTCTAAAATATCCTACCAACATATATTGCATCCATAGCTCTTTCTCAAATCCATGTTTCTCTCATGGCTTGGTAAACCTCTCATATAATCCGGGCATGGTGGTGCGTCATTCAACAACAAAGGATCAGTTTTATCAATCACAGGTGCTTCTACGAGATTCACATCTCCATGTATGACTAAAGCGGAAGGACAGTTGAGCAAACCTTTGATCAGGATATTCCCTCACTCAAAATTGATCAGGACAGTTGAGCAAACCTTTGATCCTTTGAACAGTTGAGCTGATCAAAGCACTCACTGTATCCACCGACCTCCCATTCACCTCTCTCGACCTACTGGCCTTGCCAGAGACAAAGATCTGAAAGGCCAGCGTGAGTAAGGTTCCGCCGTCCTCCACAGTGGATCGCCGGCCGTCGCTTGAGATGATGAAACCAGAAGGAAGGATTGGAATATCGGAAATTTCGACGTCGGCGCCGGAGAGAGTGGTATCCATTGTAGCCATGTCCATAGGAGCGTACACCAGCATGCCTCCCAAGGCGTCCATGTAGCAATCTTGCAGCATCAACATGTCGTCCTTGTCTGAGTCTTGTGCCATCCCCTTGCCATTATTCTCTTCTTGCGTTGGCTGAAATGTATATTGTATACACACGCACGACGATTAAAGATTATTAGAGTAATATAATATGCCAATAAAcgcttaattatataaaaagtcGTTTAGAAGAGATATATACATGTACCCGGAGGATGCTTAAGCAGTTGGTTTCACTTGATCCGGTGGCAATGCGCGCGATCTCAGTGACTACGGTCCCATAGGCAAGAACATCCCACTGTTACACGTAattaaacgtttttttttatgtgtgtgttaGTACGTTCTTTAAAACATGCAACAgtaagagaaaaatatatatatatatatatatatattcatgtttttAACATGAGGCTTTACACCTTTCCATGATTCCATCCATCATCATCGGCAGTGCTATGCATGAACTCGGGCTAGTGTAACCGGTGTAATCTATCTAACGAGTTGGACTAAAGCATACTTgaatcaaaaaccctaaccAAAATCCGGACTAACTAGCTAGTACTAGTTTCACGTATCAAAGTTCACAAAATATGATCATGATCAATTGATCATACAGattaagaaagagatagagaaaagaaaggaaCCTGCTCACGAGTGTCGAGTTTCCGGAGGAGGTCGAAGACTTGCACAGGAGGCAGAGGATTGCAAGAGAGGAAGCAGCACTAACAATTAAACCGGGTGGTTGACCGGCCTCGAGGTTCATCCGCATCGAGACTCTCACTCCACATTTCGACTGCTGCGGAAAGTCAACTTTTCCGGACATGGTCAACATTTCGTTGAAATTCATTATTATTCTCTCACCTAAATTCAGTACTCTCCTCCTTTCTTCTCCTGTCCTTATGACTGCCAAAATATAATTACTTGATCAAACGCCACATTATAGTAGAAACTATACGTAAATAAACAATAACTAATAATAACGTAAAGTTGCATGTCTTTCGGTTTGAACCTAGAGATACGTGATATAAAAATTATCCGACCAGCGCTTGACATTTTTTAGCTGGTTGCACTAGCATAATAgatgatatgtattttaattacCACTGTGTAGAAAAAGTGAATTGTGATGAAATGGTGACTAATGCGTGTATACTAACACTACGTACACACACAACATTATGAAATGGTGACTATTGATGATGATAAGTGAATTTTACAATAACATAAGTTTCCTTTCCTCGCTCATGTGTTGGACTTTCTGTCTTTctctagggtttttattttatgataacCTAATAAACTAAACAACTAATATGATCACATTGAATGATCAGCAAGTCTgattcagaatttttttaaaaaaaaatattattattcgCTTTTAGCCTACAAACCTCTCACTCTCGCCTTACTCATTAGTTTGGAATTTACAAAAGAAGACTAGAAAAAGTCATAAATTTGAAAGGGGATTACATGAGCTTTTGCTGTTGGCCCAAAGTAATGTAGTCCAAATGATTGTGGGCTTTGCTATATTTTGGGCCGTGTAAAAGACGTCGCAACTCATCAAAAAATCAGatctgtttttactttttactttggAAGTGCTTGAGAATTTCACACCATGGCCAATGGGTtactcaaaaataaattaatcatataattaatattaatttaatcaaagtAACCCATTAAGAATTTAGTCAAAATTCATCCTCCACTAGAGAAACTTATGAAGGTTTCtcaatcattaataattttttttaactattgtttattaattttcaaatttaaataattttaaattgagaaataagttatattaattacttatattacatataagggaaataaaaatattttacagaattagggaatattaaacatattttacaaaattgggaaaaataaatgaaacacaTCTAATTGTACATTAACCTTCACCACTGCTAATATTTTCAATCTCccaaaaaacagaggaatcaaaTTGTTATAGCTGTCCTATGTGTTCCTCCTTtctcattgtttcttcttctccaaggaaCTATTTCGATATTGAAAATGAGATTTAATGATGAATTAAGTCTCAAAATAGCCATAGACAGTTCAATGCAAACCAGCTATTAGATCGCATACAAAGGAATGTAATGTAAGATCACATAAGCTTACTAACAATATCGTAAGGCTAAATCCCACAAGAAGGGGAAGCCCGTACAAAATCAATGATGAAAAGAGTGGTTAGACAATGAGCAAGAGCACCAAAAACTACAAACACATGGAATATCTGATGGCTATGTCCTGCCATATCAAACCCTCCAGGCTTCCATCTCTCAGGCACACGACTAACATAAAACGCTGCTCCCAAAGCATACGAAAAACCCGTGGCAATCTCGTAACCGAGGGCGATGAACACGTTAGGGTGATCCCAGTAAAGGCAAAGCACATGTGTAGCAGGTATCACAGCAGATGATCCCATTGCTAGGGAAAGATTTGCTCTGAACCGCGGCGATGAGAGAGCTGGAGAGAGGAGAGTGATGATAGCGAGGAGGCCGAGGGTTGAGATCGATATCACCTGCAGCATTGTGACTTACTTGATCATAGAAGTAACCGTAGAGCATGAGTATATTGGGGTGGCGAAGATGAGACTGAATCT
The Camelina sativa cultivar DH55 chromosome 15, Cs, whole genome shotgun sequence DNA segment above includes these coding regions:
- the LOC104747991 gene encoding heptahelical transmembrane protein 3-like; the encoded protein is MGSSAVIPATHVLCLYWDHPNVFIALGYEIATGFSYALGAAFYVSRVPERWKPGGFDMAGHSHQIFHVFVVFGALAHCLTTLFIIDFILLDVVIVFNSVTSTSKVISISTLGLLAIITLLSPALSSPRFRANLSLAMGSSAVIPATHVLCLYWDHPNVFIALGYEIATGFSYALGAAFYVSRVPERWKPGGFDMAGHSHQIFHVFVVFGALAHCLTTLFIIDFVRASPSCGI